The DNA sequence AGAAATACCTCAAAATAATCCATACCAAACTTCTTAAAGGAATGTTTCATGAGAAGGCTTCCTGCCGAATGGGAAAAACAGCGTTGTGTACTCATGAGTTTTCCCCATAAGCAGACCGATTGGTACAACCTAGATGACCCAAAATCACTCGATGAAGCGCTGTCACCATTCATTCGCATTGCTCAAGCAATTGCCTATAAAGAGCCAGTTTACATTATTTGTAAAGATACAAAATATACTGCTGATATGTTCTGCTCCACTCATAATATGATTTTTTGGGAACTTGCCACCAATGATACATGGATACGTGATTATGGTTATATTGGTATCGAAGAAGATAGGGAGAAAAAATTGCTTGACTTTGCCTTTGATGGTTGGGGTGGAAAATTTGATGCAGAATTTGATAATGCCGTCAATAGAGCATTTTACAAAACAGGGTTGATGGGTACAACACCCTTGCAATCCATTGATTTTGTATTAGAGGGAGGTTCCATAGAGAGTGATGGTGAAGGTACCATATTGACAACATCACAATGCTTATGCAATCCTAATCGTAATAAAGGACTAACAAAAACAGAGGTAGAAATAAAGCTACACGAATATCTTGGTACCAAGCGGGTGCTATGGCTTGATCATGGTCACCTTATTGGAGACGATACTGATAGCCATATTGATACTCTTGCACGCTTTATTGACAAAAAAACCATTGCCTATGTTAGATGTGATAACAAAGAGGATGAACACTATGAAACGCTTATGGCAATGGAGGCGCAACTTCAGACATTTCGTACAGTAGAGAACAAGCCCTATACACTTGTACCGTTACCAATGTGTGAAGCTAAATATAATAGTGAAGGAAACCGGCTTCCTGCAACGTATGCTAATTTTCTCATTACCAATGACGCACTTGTCTATCCTACTTACTGCGACAGACATGATAAAATGGTTGGAGCACTGTTTAAAACCCTCTTTCCCGGTAAAGAGATTATTCCTGTTAACTGTCTTAAGCTTATTGAACAGGGTGGCAGTTTGCACTGCTCTACTATGCAAGTTGCCTTTTAGGAGAATTGGATGAAAACAGCATTGATACAACAGAAGTATTACGGAACCAAAGAAGAGACTATTAAAGTTACTATTGACAAAATAGCCAAGGTGGCAACTAAAGGTGTAGAGCTTGTTGTATTACAAGAGCTACACCAAAACGAATACTTTTGTCAAAGTGAGAATGTAGCCTTTTTTGACTATGCTGAAAGTTTTGAGGAAGATGTAGCACTTTGGGGTAGTGTTGCAAAAATATATAGCATTGTGTTGGTTGTCTCACTTTTTGAAAAACGTACAGCAGGCATATATCACAATACTGCCGTAGTCTTTGAAAAGGATGGTAGTGTTGCAGGCACATACCGCAAAATGCACATTCCAGATGATCCTGGTTATTATGAAAAGTTTTACTTCACCCCTGGCGATATAGGTTTTGAACCCATCAATACCAGTGTGGGAAGGTTGGGTGTTTTGATTTGCTGGGATCAGTGGTATCCTGAAGCGGCACGCATTATGGCACTTAAGGGTGCAGATGTGCTTATTTACCCTACTGCCATTGGCTATTTAGAGTGCCCTAAAGACCGTCTTGATGAGTTTTGCGAAAAAGAGAATACCTCCAAAGAGAAACAGAAGATGCGCGATGCATGGATGAGTGTTCAAAGAGGCCATGCTATTGCTAACAGCATCCCGGTTATTACCGTTAACCGTGTGGGGAATGAAAAAGATAGCTCCGGTATTCTTGAGGGTATATGCTTTTGGGGTAACAGCTTTGTCTTTGGATCTCAGGGTGAGTTTCTTGCTCATGCAGGAGAGAAGGAGGAGATACTCATGGTTGATATTGACCTTGAAGTATCTAAAGAAGTACGTAAGATTTGGCCTTTTTTGAGGGATAGGCGCATAGAGAGCTACGGATGCCTACAGGAGCGTTTTTGTGATAAAAAAATGTAATCTTTCTTCTGTATATGTTATAATTATATAAAATTAAATAGATAAAAGGTACTTATTATGGCAACCAAAAAAGAGATTTTGGCACTTCCGATGACCTCGGTAGAGAAAGGCAAACCTGTACACTTCAAAAACCCACCAAAAGCATTCTTTGATGCCATTGGTGGTGAAGAAGGCATGAAAGAATTAATGTTTGATTTTTATAATAAGATTTATGAAAGCAAGATTGCCCACTTCTTTCCACAGGACGAAGAGGCATTTGAAGAGGTTAAGAAGAAAAATACCAAGTTTTTTGTACAAATTTGTGGTGGACCAAAGGTTTACGAAGGAGCAAGCAGAGGGATGAACCTTAATGAATATATGATACGCCTTCATGATGATTTTTCTATTAATGAGAATAACCGCGTTGAATGGCTTGG is a window from the Sulfurovum sp. genome containing:
- a CDS encoding agmatine deiminase family protein; this translates as MRRLPAEWEKQRCVLMSFPHKQTDWYNLDDPKSLDEALSPFIRIAQAIAYKEPVYIICKDTKYTADMFCSTHNMIFWELATNDTWIRDYGYIGIEEDREKKLLDFAFDGWGGKFDAEFDNAVNRAFYKTGLMGTTPLQSIDFVLEGGSIESDGEGTILTTSQCLCNPNRNKGLTKTEVEIKLHEYLGTKRVLWLDHGHLIGDDTDSHIDTLARFIDKKTIAYVRCDNKEDEHYETLMAMEAQLQTFRTVENKPYTLVPLPMCEAKYNSEGNRLPATYANFLITNDALVYPTYCDRHDKMVGALFKTLFPGKEIIPVNCLKLIEQGGSLHCSTMQVAF
- a CDS encoding carbon-nitrogen hydrolase; amino-acid sequence: MKTALIQQKYYGTKEETIKVTIDKIAKVATKGVELVVLQELHQNEYFCQSENVAFFDYAESFEEDVALWGSVAKIYSIVLVVSLFEKRTAGIYHNTAVVFEKDGSVAGTYRKMHIPDDPGYYEKFYFTPGDIGFEPINTSVGRLGVLICWDQWYPEAARIMALKGADVLIYPTAIGYLECPKDRLDEFCEKENTSKEKQKMRDAWMSVQRGHAIANSIPVITVNRVGNEKDSSGILEGICFWGNSFVFGSQGEFLAHAGEKEEILMVDIDLEVSKEVRKIWPFLRDRRIESYGCLQERFCDKKM
- a CDS encoding globin, with product MATKKEILALPMTSVEKGKPVHFKNPPKAFFDAIGGEEGMKELMFDFYNKIYESKIAHFFPQDEEAFEEVKKKNTKFFVQICGGPKVYEGASRGMNLNEYMIRLHDDFSINENNRVEWLGTMREALVDKAQHVDIEPIKMFWEYLECFSKLTVNTFADGSTYYAAYTQAREDK